One window of Cryptosporangium phraense genomic DNA carries:
- a CDS encoding type II toxin-antitoxin system VapC family toxin gives MIYLDSSALVTLIAERTYAAELRHFLGLRPHRPQGTSTVGFVETVRALDRIGDFPSAMRTLTTEYTEVEVTARVRDRAARLPARVRTLDAIHIASAQVLGPALDCLVTYDKRLLEVARSVGLPAEAPGLA, from the coding sequence GTGATCTATCTGGATTCCAGCGCGCTCGTCACGCTGATCGCCGAGCGGACGTACGCCGCCGAGCTCCGGCACTTCCTCGGCCTCAGACCCCACCGGCCGCAGGGAACGAGCACGGTCGGGTTCGTCGAGACCGTGCGGGCGCTGGACCGGATCGGCGACTTCCCCTCGGCGATGCGCACCCTCACTACCGAGTACACCGAGGTGGAGGTCACCGCCCGCGTCCGAGACCGGGCCGCTCGCCTACCGGCCCGAGTCCGCACCCTCGACGCCATCCACATCGCGAGCGCGCAGGTCCTCGGCCCGGCGCTCGACTGCCTGGTCACCTACGACAAGCGGCTGCTCGAGGTGGCCCGGTCGGTGGGGCTGCCCGCCGAGGCGCCCGGCCTGGCCTGA
- a CDS encoding type II toxin-antitoxin system Phd/YefM family antitoxin, which produces MSTVSIREFSHNPSAMFARAEKGETIEVTRHGNVIAILVPGDGWHHDRYASLIADGTLRLGSMSTSDIDQITTFEVPPGVEPLDILLAAREEEDR; this is translated from the coding sequence ATGAGCACTGTCTCGATCCGCGAGTTCTCCCACAATCCCAGCGCGATGTTCGCCCGGGCCGAAAAGGGCGAAACCATCGAGGTGACGCGTCACGGCAACGTGATCGCGATCCTCGTTCCCGGCGACGGTTGGCATCACGACCGCTACGCGTCGCTGATCGCCGACGGCACCCTCCGGCTCGGGTCCATGTCGACGAGCGACATCGACCAGATCACCACCTTCGAGGTCCCGCCCGGCGTCGAGCCGCTCGACATCCTGCTCGCCGCTCGCGAGGAAGAGGATCGGTGA